The window aatgaggacattagagggtcagctcaggttgggagataaagtcagagaggcgagattgtgttggtctggacccgtgcagaggagagatgctgggtatattgggagaaggatgctaaggatagagctgccagggaagaggagaagaggaaggcctaagagggggtttatggatgtgctgagagaggacatgcaggtgatgtgtgtgaCAGCCCGCAgcatctgtctcagattagctccAATATTtctcactcctgcaagtgaactatgattgatagaagttacaaaatcaaccggaatgttcaagcaaattctagaaaaaaacccgatctaaatccgttaagtagtgcTCTCGTTCACTAGCCAAGCGGATGTAAGGAACGCCCCGAGGCTGCCGCGTGAGTCAgtaagtgatatatatatatatatatatatatatatatatatatatatatatatatatatatatatatagatagatagatagatagatagatagatagatagatagatagatagatagatatatatagtcacacacgtgcgcatgggaggcagctaaagggcttgagtgaaggcagttcggaggcatgccagggtgtggcagagtgcactgactctttttctcccttgcccgtagaccattcccgggggatttcacctggctctcctgacatcacttccgggactgagccaatggaagtcggccacaccagctccagtccctctgatgtcacgtccggctatgaaccaatggtggaagaccacgtgccggatccatatgacctcacttcccgtctccccctttaaaacctgccccttttcctttgtttcctcagtcttgttttggactcagttgaatgcacttcagtgctgattatttgttaaaacgacttttgcagccaggatactacattatacgggtggctgccccaaacctttatctgtccatgtctcgttcttgtgactatatatatatatatatatatagatagatagagagagagagagagatattactAATCCGTCTTTAGTGACAGTTATCAATAAAAATGCAACTAAGTTCCAAAGGGGTGAACACTCCTGATAGCCACCGTATTCCAATATCAGAAATGTGCGTTTCTTCCCTAAACCCAGCAATCTCTCTTTGCTTTTTAGTTAGAAAGGATTTTAAACAACGTTACCTGCAGCAGGAAATCAAACACAGCAAGTTTTCCCCACTCCGAGTGTCGGACCCCCACACAAGGCAGAGAGGGCTGGGGATCGTCCGTGACGTTGCACCTCCTCTTGAGGAGCTCCTGGTACTGCAGCCACGTGAGGGGGAAGGAGTTCTGATCGTTGTTCACGTCGGTCAAGTGCTGAATGGTCGGGTCCCACCACACCACTGGCCTTGCTGGCCCCCTCGTGAACTTGTAGGGCAGAATTTCGCTGTGAAAGTTCCTCATGACGCTGGGCAGACTCCTGTTCAGACCCAAAACCCTGTCCAGATGAAAAGCAAAAACTTCAAACCAGTCTTCAGGGCGCTTGATTAGGCCACACAGGCCTCGGGCACAGTTACTGTGAACATGTTCTGGTGACTTGGACAAGTCCTTCCCAAAACCCACTTTAAGTAACTGTCCATGGGCGGGCACTCTAGCTTTCCCAACAACGTCAGCAGCGGCCAGTAGTTTCATTTTCTTGACGTCATCTAGACTGAGCCAAGGTGGAGGCTCTTTGCCAATCCGAATGCTCTCCCTGGGATCCATCTTGGACAGATCCTCTCTGGTCTCCTTGCACCTCAAAGATGGCCGTAGCTTTGGTTTCTCCAAATGATACATGCCGCCCCCATAGGGGGCATCGGATTCATTTTTTGAGGGATTAGAATCCCATTTGGCCCTGTCTCGACTAACATCCTGATCCCCTGCAAGACTTCTCAGAAGACGTATCTTGGTGACCTCTCCGCTAGTGAATCTTTGATCTTTTGCCACATTCTGGCTATGCAGAGGGTCATCCCGCACTTTCGATAAAGACAGCTGGTGGGCCGGACCTTTATGAGGCTTTGGGGGCTTAACCTGCTTTTTAAGGTCTCTACTGGACTTCTCTGCGTTGCTACCAGGGGTATCCTTGGGAGTTTTCCTCTGGCCGCCCTTTATTTTGGGTTGAAAGTTCTCATCTGAGATTCGTCTGGCGGCTTCTTCCAGCTTCACGGCTTTGAAATGTCGGTGGTTAAACTTCTGAAGCCGATTCTGGACCCTCTTCTTCACGCTTCCCCTTAGCCATAGTTGATCTCCATGGGGTTCCAAGTTGGAGACGGTATATTGTTCTGGTGGAAGGGAAGGGAAGTTACCAATCGTGATTAAGGCCAGGGTTAGAAGGAAAATGACAGTCACAGTAGACTTCCTCCTGCAGCGCATCTTCAGCCAAAGCCGTGAGGCCTaaaggggaaggaaaaaaaaatgaaaaagactaagaaacagaaacagagaatACGTCATCAAACTAAATGAAGAAGACTTTGGTTCTGATAAAATTAGGAGGCACCTGGGAAGACCTAAACTCACTGGGAAAACTAGTCATCTACATAGTCCTTCAACCCTCCATCTTTATCTTTCTTATTGCCCTCCTTTTCTACAAGTATTGTGGCCCCCCAATCAGGATCTGCAGTTGTTAGCTGCCCCCCCCCCCTTCCTCAGCTAATTAACTTAAgtcatgtatttatatattttatcaaaGCCAGATTCCTATCACCGTGTTGTACCGGGGAGCGTCCAACACTACAGCCGAGCAAGACGGGCCAGCTCAGGAAACGTCATGatggctgccacacattctcAGTTTTCTTTTGATGAGTCCTCTGAGTACGTGGTTAGAAATTAGCACAACGGCGTGTGTGTTCAAATTTTAGTACGCAACGTCAGCGTCATTGTTTACTGTCCACATGTGACAGCAGGCTGCGCCGCGGCTCCAACAGGATTCAAcctgcgtgcttcgatgtttgatgaatgaagTGTGGGgaggtgaagcaaatcatcaaacttaaatgctgacttCTCCCAATATTGTGCAGCCTTACTGTGCtcttatagggctgagggcagaaccttgtggtgatgggcaggtggcaccgcctcctggggaaccacccacaaaacacaaggaacctAACACAACAGACATCGAGACAGAGACACTAAATAATCTTGACTAGTAACAGAGATTGTgcacaaaaacaacataaaagtaGCATTTGTACCCCTACTGGAAATGGTACTCTGAAGACCCCTAAATATAGTCAATGTGCCAATTTGTGGCTGTGCGACTTGAGATGACTCGTACTTTGGGCTGAGGTCCATGGCAAAAATAAGTGTTCTAGAAATTGATAAAACCAGCCACAGTAATAAAACCATTAttattacagtggtaccttgagatacgagtgccccaacgtacgagttttttcaggtcgattttttgccttgagttacgagccaaaattcaaaatacgagccatcaaagagcttgtccccgcgcattccgaggaactgacgacggaggagttgatggaactacagacgcagcaacatacggaggttctgcaggagatcggtatcgcagaGGAGCttatctcttcaagtgagataaaggaagtgatggcaatgtgggaaaaagttttgagctttaaagaaaagaaacaccctgaaaaagttgcaactgatagtgcagcggcgctatttagtGACAGtcgcctaactcatttcagaaatattctaaaggggaggaagaaacaaagctccttggacaggtttacattgaaacgccctgcgaatgaaagtgacgaaagcgtggcaaaaatggaaaaaaaaacaactagtgaagaagaaaattaagttaagcaaaagtgaagcgaaagaaaaaaaacactacaataCGCTAATGGacttcgccaacatctgtttatttctttagattcttttTTAtgcattaggttttattttgtttgtatacaatatttgttcattatacagtaaatacatttttcttatgttgaaaacatttaacaaaaaattgggtttgttttttgggggctggcatgaattaatttcaattaatttcaatggggaaaactgatttgagatacgagcattttgacttacgagctcggtcatggaatgaattaaactcgtatctcaaggtatcactgtatctaaactaataaaaggcaaagccctcactgactcactcactcactcatcactaattctccaactttccgtgtaggtagaaggctgaaatttgacaggctcattccttacagcttacttacaaaagttaggcaggtttcatgtcgaaattctaagcgtaacggtcataatggtcaacaacgtccgccatgttgaactttcttattcatggccccatcttatgcatctgcatgtgagttgatggctgccgctgaattgttcggttgtcgctttcaagtgtaccgaaatggccaaatattttacacctttggacaaccgccaatgcctcttcaacatcttagattgacaggtgacgatttcagtagtggacactttgatgtttatgaatgtttaaactctcaaaagctggatgtgaagttatcgatgaaaccggttgtgtgcttacaacgcttgacagatgccgaatgtcaattcaacacaacaagtgctgcaaatactgtcgtaattgaaacaaaccataaaactcaaaccgattatgacagcagcaatccaagctgtgagatttgaaacaagattactgttcacatggccaactgtacgttacatgctcaagagtaagctcagcgcacagcttggtcatattacaactggagggccgaactcacaatgtggtatacaaagagatccttaacaaataattattggtatattttccctcagtttaaaaagatttaaatttcttcttaataaaacttttaaggcagtactttgtactttgggtattttgctagttattattatttcacagggtctcgtACATCTTCCGACTTTTGGAGGACACACAAAGGtttgttttcattgcatttttatgCATTTGGCCCgtattgcctttttaaatttgttGACAGCCAACCAATAGCTATTGCAATCCGCCCTTCTTGGATAAACGAGCACAACTGGGGGGTAGGGGGGTCTCCCTTGTTCAAACAAGCTCACTTAGAAATGGCGAAACATATTGTGCAGCACTGCTGACTGCTGAGGTGACCCACCGCAAGATTGAGAAACGCtgattgagaaacactggcttagaCCAATGACTGCAACAAGCGACCCAATGGTTGAGAAACACAGCTTTAGGTGACCCACTCACAACTCAATGATGGCGACCCACCAGTGGTGAAACCCAGTGGTTAAGAATGCTGGCTTAGATGAACCACTCATGGACCAAATGACCACAACCTGTGATTGAGAAACCCTGACTTAGGCGACCCACTCTTGAACCAATGACCACATCCCAGTGGTGGAGAAATACTACCTTAGGTGACCCACTCTTGAACCAATGATGGCACCCTATGACCTAAAGGTAACATCAACCACTGGTTACAAAATAGCTTAGGCAACCCACTCATGGACCAATAGCTACAACTCAGGACCCACTGGAGGTGCCACCCACTAGTTAAGAAAAGCTGACTTAGGTGATGAACCAATGACCACAACCCAGTGATTGAGAAATCCTACCTTAGGTGACCCACTGGCGACCCACTCTTGAACCAATGATGGCACCCTATGACCTAAAGGTAACATCAACCACTGGTTACAAAACAATAGCTTAGGCAACCCACTCATTGACCAATAGCTACAACTCAGGACCCACCGAAGGTGCCACCCACTAGTTAAGAAAAGCTGACTTAGGTGATGAACCAATGACCACAACCCAGTGATTGAGAAATACTACCTTAGGTGACCCACTGGCGTCCCACTCTTGAACCAGTGATGGCACCCTATGACCTAAAGGCAACATCAACCACTGGTTACAAAACAATAGCTTAGGCAACCCACTCATGGACCAATGGCCACCACTTGCGACCCatagtggttgagaaacactggcttaagtggcccactcacaaaccaataaccaCATCTAGCTACCTACCAGAGGTGCAACCCAGTGGTGAAGAAAAGCTGGCTTAGGCAACCCACTTATGAACCAATGACCACAACTTGCAACCCGGTGGTTGAGAAGCACAGGCTTAGGCGACACTTGCAGTTCAATGATGGCCACCCACCAGTGGTGCATTCCCAGTGGTTTGGAAATGCTGGCTTAAAAGAATCACAATCACAAACTAAAGGCCACAACCTGCAACCCACCGTAGGCACAACCTAGAAGATAAGAAACGCTGGCTTAAGTGACCCACTCACCATTCAGTGATGACAATCTGACAATGCGACCCTAGTGAGAGCTGAGAAACACTACCTTACATGGACCCAAGTGTGTGGCTGCTAAGACCTGAAGACTGGATTGTACAACTCCATACTGGAAGTTGAGGTACGTCTACTGGTGTCCCACAGAGCCTCAATTGCAATGACCTGCACACTTTGGGACTGACATACGGCCAAAATGACCAGTCCCACGTGGTGTTGTAaggctaataataataagactAATGCAGTCCATTAAACTGGCAttctatatttgtaattcatttggcCCACTTGGCAGACCTCCACACAAGCGGCAAATTAAATCCCCTGGGATTCACttgttgtataaaaaaaaaagaaaacttccaagggggctGAATATGTTTTATTGGCACTGGAATGACATACTCTTTGAATCCCCCCCCCCGCCTTTAACACTTTAACAGCATTCTGTCTCAGCGACTTTGCATCTTGATGCCCACCCACAGTCTCCTGACCACCAGACAGCAGTGTGTGAGGCCGAGGGGCTGCGCGTGTCAGAGCACCtcgtgttgtgatgtgaaattttgcatacaagttgataaatattttgtatgtcttgatttgtaacttagacaaagcaagtgtaatattagtcagtcagtcattttccagcccgctatatcctaactacggggtcacgtggggtctgctgaagcaaatcgcagccaacactgggcgcaaggcaggtacaaatcccgggcacacacacacatacacacccaagGCCGTTCTTAGGCATGGGTGAGCACGACAGTCGCCCGGGACCCTCCCGAGACAAAAGGGGCCCCCATCAgtcgaggttttttttttttttaaaagatcgaCGCAAGCCACGTATTTGTAGTACGAATTTTAATTCTAAGCTTACTGCTCTTTCCCGGGGCAGGGACGCTGCAACAGAGAACTGGGGTCTTGGGGCGTTCGCTATGGCCAGGGCCCTGAGCAGGCGGAGCCCTGTTATGACACGCCCCCataaaagtcaataaatagaGTGCTCTCGTCGGAGGAGACCATTCTGTTTCAGACCAGGGTTGCATCGTGAGCGTGGGCATGGACTTCTTCCCGTGTTTTTCTGTCGCGTATAACGCTTTCTTCCCTTTTTCACCTTGGCATTGGCCTTATCGTACTCCGCTCGTAACTGCGTCTTATTCATGTTAGCAGTTTCGCACGTACCATATTAATATGAAACGCAGTTATCCATCCGGGGCTACTAAACAAAAGAAAAGGCAGACGATGTAGCCTTTATTGAAACACAAAAAGGAGCTTTGCTGAAATCTGTCGTGACCGAAAAGGTGCATTCTCCTACTGATTCCTTTCAAAACTAACCAGCAGTAAGCAACGAGCGACATACCAGTTACTGTCACTGCTGGGGAACGCAGCTTTTCTAAGCTAAAGATAATCAAGAATTACCTCAGGACAACCACGTTACAAGAACGATTGAATGCTTTAACATTAATGTCCATTGAGCGAGACGTTGTGCAATCGCTTCATTACTCGGCGTTAATTAAAGATTTCGCAAGTGTTAAAGCACGAAAAGTTGATTTAGTTTCTTGAGCTTTACTCTGGAATGTTCTTTAGCCCAAGTTTTAATTTggcataaaaaaaaatggaaaatggtaaaaaaacacatactttttaattgtgacaaaaaaataaataaaatgatgcaaaatttataaaaatatgcaccactgcactgcacattttgcacaCGCTGGGCTTGGCTACagacagtgcatctggaaagtattcacagcgcatcactttttccacgttttgttatgttacagccttattccaaaatcgattaaattcattttcttcctcagaattttacacacaacaccccataatggcaacgtgaaaaaagtttacttgaggtttttgtaaatttattaaaaataaaaaaactgagaaagcacatgtacataagtattcacagcctttgccatgaagctccaaattgagctcaggtgcatcctgtttcccctgatcatccttgagatgtttctgcagcttcattggagtccacctgtggtcaattcagttgatgtgacatgatttggaaaggcacacacctgtctatagaaggtcccacagttgacagttcatgtcagagcacaaaccaagcatgaagtcaaaggaattgtctgtagacctccaagtcaggattgtctcgaggcacaaatctggggaaggttacagaaaaatttctgctgctttgaatgtcccaatgagcacagtggcctccatcatccgtaagtggaagaagttcaaaaccaccaggactcttcctagagctggccagccatctaaactgagcgatcgggggagaagggccttagtcagggagttgaccaagaacccgatggtcacactgtcagagctccagaggtcctctgtggagagaggagaactttccagaaggacaaccatctctgcagcaatccaccaatcaggcctgtatggtagagtggccagacggaagccactccttagtaaaaggcacattgaAGCCcaactggagtttgccaaaaggcacctgaaggactctaagaccacgagaaacaaaattctctggtctgatgagacaaagattgaactctttggtgtgaatgccaggcgtcacgtttggaggaaaccaggcaccgctcatcaccaggccaataccatccctacagtgaagcatggtggtggcagcatcaggaactgggagactagtcaggataaagggaaagatgactgcagcaatgtacagagacatcctggatgaaaacctgctccagagcgctcttgacctcagacttgggcgacggttcatctttcagctggacaacgaccctaagcacacagccaggatgtcaaaggagtggcttcaggacaactctgtgaatgtccttgagtggcccagacttgaatccgattgaacatctctggagagatcttaaaatggctgtgcagcgacgcttctcatccaacctgatggagcttgagaggtgctgcaaagaggaatgggcgaaactggccaagcataggtgtgccaagcttgtggcatcatattcaaaaagacttgaggctggaattgctgccaaaggcgcatcgacaaagtattgagcaaaggctgtaaatacttatggacatgtgagttctcagttttgttatttttaataaatttgcaaaaacctcaagtaaactttttttacgttgtcattatggggtgttgtgtgcagaattcaaaggaaaaaaactaatttcatccattttggaataaggctgtaacataacaaaatgtggaaaaagtgatgtgctgtgaatactttccagatgcactgtacctcCAAGCAGTGCCCAGTGGAAACAGGTCAAATCTGGCTGAACTGTAGCAAATACTACACGCATTAGGGCCCCCAAAGTCCTAAGAACGgccttgacacacacacacacaccccaaggacaatttaggatcaccaatgcacctaaccagcatgtctttggactgtggtaggaaacccacgcagacacggggagaacataaaGACTTTACGCAGGAAGGACCcgtgaagtgaacccaggtctccttactgcgaggctgcaccaccatgctgccctcacaatgtaatattagtgttacattattgataacagcagcaatggtttaagaaccccttcccacccttttaggaatgagtctctttgtaattttatgacagggttggggtgcctcaaacaagtttggttaATGTTTCTCtactgaagtctctcagtcaaccccctcaggaaagccaggctgcctaactgctaagctttaccttaacacgtggattggagggcaggtgtgaaggtgttctgtcCCCCCGTGGTCTGAagcatggctgtttggaattggctttgaatcagaagcctttaagtacaatacaatttatttctgtatagcccaaaatcacacaacaagTGCCTCaacgggctttaacaggccctgcctcttgacagccccccagccttgactctctaagacgacgaggaaaaactcccaataaaacccttgtagggaaaaaatggaagaaacctcgggaaaggcagttcaaagagagacccctttctaggtaggttggacgtgcagtgggtgtcaaaaaagaagggggtcaatacaacacaatacacagaacagaacacaagtcatccttaatacagtataaaaataaaaattttacaagtacagagtagagtttaacagtagatgatatcacataatatgatttggatttattctgagtcctggagacctcagccatcaagctgtctccccctattggccattccatagctgaaacagcgctggtccagccaatccgatgaaaggacccctctaccccacggttcctgcgatcctccatcagggatgactttaccttaggcaggcaaaacaacttggcaggtgggcagtgggcaccaagtgccacatttgagtaccaagaggagaaacagaataggtgagggttagtaacaaattctatcattttacttatgttttagtgctaatgactaacaacagagatgctgtctatgcagttaatcagcagctctagtcagggtgtgctaaactgaagtagtcagtcttcagccgggatttaaaagctgagaccgaaggggcatctcttatagtggcaggcagaccacaccacagtttaggggccctgtaacatgacaccctattggctgtagggtttggacagagaatctataaatttgcttgctttacctcaccctctctctcctctcttaccaaactgatgaaggagcatctcacacacacaccatgaactgaaaaggacaacacaatgaagaacccggctcggcagccatattgagacaggcatacggtctgttctgaagaaagctgaccacaaaatgaggacttaactggagacattttaagtaacaagtctgtgtgccgcctgaaactccacatcagcatttatcaggttgtatggttgccagtattcaaatgtactttgcatattcttattatttatgaatattattaataatatattatttaaattgtaacttaactcctgcttgcctTTAACTACACCTAATTGCATGAGGttgtaaatgtagaagggaagatggggagaagttatacgataccttagaaacagtggcgagtctgtgagatttgaggcattctgacaaaggctacatattaataatacaaaaaggaaaGGCAGAGTAATATAATACTCGACCAAGACAAAACATTCATGGGAtcatgggatcccctcgaggttgctgggtatcatggccggcctgtacactggtactatgagtgctcTGCAGAGAGGAGGCAGACCCTTTgtgttttttcccagttgattctggtgttcgtcagcggtgtgttctgctcctactctatgcagtgcttgtatggactgggtgttgggcaggtcgtggggtccagcagctggggggcatttgttggtgaagagagattcactgattttgacttctgtgatctttgtggagtcaatggaggctctgatcggggctctcgagagactgagtgaggagtctgagtgtccgggcttgcgagtgtcctgataaaaaacaaattccaggcctttaatgacctcttgggcacggccatcagcagtttgtttgtctgcagagagaggGTCAACCTCATAGAGagttttacttaccttggcagtgacattcatgtctttggtgactcctCTTgggaagtcagtagacagattgggagagcatgggagggtcatgaggtcactctaaaggggtgtgtggcgctccagatatctatgaagaaggatgaaggtccaagtctgcagagtcctggtgctccctgtcttgctatatggttgtgagacatggacgctatccagtgacctgagacgaagactggactcattcagtactgtgtctctccggaaaatccttgggtaccgttggtttgactttgtgttgctcatggagtcccgaatgaggcacatgacctgcattgtgagggagcgtcattgtgagtggcgtgtttccccgagggtgatcagctcgtaagatcctcatttctggggacccgagtggctggaccaggccaagaggtcgcccacgtaacacctggctgcggcagatagagggtcatttccggatggcaggactggaccgcgtgtctgcctggggggttgccaaccgggatcctgagttggacacactgtgccagtgcatgctccccaacttgacttgaacttCCCTTCCTGTTCACCGTCTGCACAACGGACTTCCAGCACAACACCAGTGCCCTGCCATCTACAGAAACCCTTGTCTGTCACAGGCCACTTTAATAATGGAGGTGCGTCAGAGCACAGGGAGGTCTCGGtgttgtggtgcagggacaacaagcTGAAGATCAACATCAGCAACACAAGAGAGCTGCTGGTGGACTTCTGAAGTATCAAGGAGCCTCAGAGACCAGTCAACCATTCAGAGGGAGgaggtggaagtggtgcagagctacaagtacctgggggtctaTTTGAACAACAAGAAGGGTCACAGCAGATTGGAcatgctaaggagactcagggtTTTCAacgtgtgcagcaagctgctagaaatgtcctaccagtccatagtagccagtgtggtggtctcctggggaagcaaacccgagctcaaaagaagcacaacacctgaacaaacttatcaggggAGCCTGCGCCATCACAGGGCCAACCctggaagctgttgtgggaaacaggaagggggcaaaaCAGGATGCCATCAAGAAAAATGCCCTCCAGggggcgctctctctctctctcagagcacTTTTAGCAGCTGGCTCATTCCACCACCCTGTGCTAAGAAGCATCTCGGGGGTCTTTTCTGcgcactgctatcaggcaattactcaaaaatttctgcacaatacacatttatttatttatttaaattatcgATTGATTAATTTGCTGCATTATTTGTTGTGCGAGTCTGTATTCTTGCTTTTTATGTTTCGGCTGCTGTGCGCATCAAAAtgtccccctgggattaataaattttATCTAAGCAACTATTTTATCAAAATCATAACCTTGATGAGCTGCCG is drawn from Polypterus senegalus isolate Bchr_013 chromosome 15, ASM1683550v1, whole genome shotgun sequence and contains these coding sequences:
- the gask1a gene encoding Golgi-associated kinase 1A isoform X2, which translates into the protein MRCRRKSTVTVIFLLTLALITIGNFPSLPPEQYTVSNLEPHGDQLWLRGSVKKRVQNRLQKFNHRHFKAVKLEEAARRISDENFQPKIKGGQRKTPKDTPGSNAEKSSRDLKKQVKPPKPHKGPAHQLSLSKVRDDPLHSQNVAKDQRFTSGEVTKIRLLRSLAGDQDVSRDRAKWDSNPSKNESDAPYGGGMYHLEKPKLRPSLRCKETREDLSKMDPRESIRIGKEPPPWLSLDDVKKMKLLAAADVVGKARVPAHGQLLKVGFGKDLSKSPEHVHSNCARGLCGLIKRPEDWFEVFAFHLDRVLGLNRSLPSVMRNFHSEILPYKFTRGPARPVVWWDPTIQHLTDVNNDQNSFPLTWLQYQELLKRRCNVTDDPQPSLPCVGVRHSEWGKLAVFDFLLQVNDRLDRYCCGFKPDPSEPCVEEKLHEKCRNPKELVLVHILVRTSDPTRLVFIDNAGRPQHPEDNLNFRILEGIDEVPQTAVSVLRSGCLESRLLQSLYTDKIFWESQGQTPGIKRLINTVERRGTLLLKYVRDYKLKLGPDR
- the gask1a gene encoding Golgi-associated kinase 1A isoform X1 — translated: MRTAEESCGATASRLWLKMRCRRKSTVTVIFLLTLALITIGNFPSLPPEQYTVSNLEPHGDQLWLRGSVKKRVQNRLQKFNHRHFKAVKLEEAARRISDENFQPKIKGGQRKTPKDTPGSNAEKSSRDLKKQVKPPKPHKGPAHQLSLSKVRDDPLHSQNVAKDQRFTSGEVTKIRLLRSLAGDQDVSRDRAKWDSNPSKNESDAPYGGGMYHLEKPKLRPSLRCKETREDLSKMDPRESIRIGKEPPPWLSLDDVKKMKLLAAADVVGKARVPAHGQLLKVGFGKDLSKSPEHVHSNCARGLCGLIKRPEDWFEVFAFHLDRVLGLNRSLPSVMRNFHSEILPYKFTRGPARPVVWWDPTIQHLTDVNNDQNSFPLTWLQYQELLKRRCNVTDDPQPSLPCVGVRHSEWGKLAVFDFLLQVNDRLDRYCCGFKPDPSEPCVEEKLHEKCRNPKELVLVHILVRTSDPTRLVFIDNAGRPQHPEDNLNFRILEGIDEVPQTAVSVLRSGCLESRLLQSLYTDKIFWESQGQTPGIKRLINTVERRGTLLLKYVRDYKLKLGPDR